The proteins below are encoded in one region of Bremerella sp. P1:
- the dnaB gene encoding replicative DNA helicase, with protein sequence MATGSKSKKRRFDDREEVTTNLLDNQPPCSIESEQCVLGSIILLPDCLDDVIMVLRPEDFYDEANKKLFEHMVDLHNSGRKIDITLLSEHLRDAGDWEFCGGAAYLATVARSVPHAAHAVSYAEIVRKKATSRNLIIAATDILQDAYQEAGKPEELIGRAEQKIFSILDGRDSRSMASMREIVTEAMERIDARLRGEANEDGVLTGFNDLDEMTSGFHGSQLLILAARPAMGKTAFAMNIAENVAVHDKVPVLFVSLEMGSVELCDRLLCSVARVNGHRLRNGTLSNEDRARLIEKSSLVGEAPLFVDDSPSRTVAEIAASARRIIRNEKRLGLIVIDYLQLIEPDNADDPRQEQVAKIARRLKGLAREMNVPILCLAQLNRQAEVSKDNKPKLSHLRESGAIEQDADVVMFVHREEYYHHGEEREQYAGQAEIIIGKQRAGPVGEVKLTWLKDFTRFENAFDREPDDFSAFNQGGEGGF encoded by the coding sequence TTGGCCACCGGTAGTAAATCCAAGAAGCGGCGATTCGATGATCGTGAAGAGGTAACAACCAACCTTCTCGATAACCAGCCGCCGTGCAGCATCGAGTCCGAACAGTGTGTGCTAGGCAGTATCATTCTGCTGCCAGATTGTCTGGACGACGTGATCATGGTCTTGCGTCCCGAGGACTTCTACGACGAGGCAAACAAAAAGCTCTTCGAGCACATGGTCGACCTGCACAACAGCGGTCGCAAGATCGACATCACGCTTCTCAGCGAGCATCTGCGTGATGCTGGCGACTGGGAGTTCTGCGGTGGTGCCGCCTACCTGGCAACGGTCGCTCGAAGTGTTCCGCACGCGGCCCATGCCGTCAGCTACGCCGAAATCGTGCGGAAGAAAGCGACGAGCCGAAACCTGATCATCGCGGCGACCGATATCCTGCAAGATGCCTACCAGGAAGCAGGGAAGCCCGAAGAGCTTATCGGTAGGGCGGAACAGAAGATCTTCAGCATCCTCGATGGTCGCGACAGCCGCAGCATGGCCAGCATGCGCGAGATCGTGACCGAAGCGATGGAACGCATCGATGCTCGTCTGCGTGGCGAAGCGAACGAAGACGGCGTTCTGACGGGCTTCAACGATCTCGATGAAATGACCAGCGGTTTCCATGGCAGCCAACTACTGATTCTCGCGGCTCGCCCGGCCATGGGTAAAACGGCGTTCGCCATGAACATTGCCGAAAACGTTGCTGTGCATGATAAGGTCCCGGTGCTGTTTGTCAGCTTGGAAATGGGATCGGTCGAACTCTGCGATCGTCTGCTGTGTAGTGTGGCCCGCGTGAATGGCCATCGATTGCGAAACGGAACGCTCAGCAATGAAGACCGGGCCCGCTTGATCGAGAAGTCGTCGCTTGTGGGGGAAGCACCCCTGTTTGTTGATGACTCGCCCAGCCGAACAGTGGCGGAAATCGCCGCCTCCGCTCGACGCATCATTCGCAATGAGAAGCGTCTGGGCCTGATCGTGATCGACTATTTGCAGCTCATCGAGCCTGACAATGCGGACGATCCTCGACAGGAGCAGGTCGCCAAGATTGCCCGGCGTCTGAAGGGTTTGGCGCGTGAAATGAACGTGCCGATTCTTTGTCTGGCACAGCTCAATCGTCAGGCGGAAGTTTCCAAAGATAACAAGCCGAAGTTGAGTCACCTCCGCGAATCGGGGGCTATCGAACAGGATGCCGACGTTGTCATGTTCGTTCACCGTGAAGAATATTATCACCACGGCGAGGAACGCGAGCAGTACGCCGGTCAGGCCGAAATCATCATCGGTAAACAGCGTGCAGGCCCGGTGGGTGAAGTCAAACTGACGTGGCTCAAGGACTTTACGCGATTCGAGAACGCGTTTGACCGCGAGCCTGATGATTTCTCGGCATTCAACCAAGGGGGCGAGGGAGGCTTTTAG
- a CDS encoding BamA/OMP85 family outer membrane protein, which produces MDRSGQLLKITLALSLVTGLCAGWNSASAQDWTGGSYGQQAAPNWNVQGRDNQGYPGSAQNWDSYDRTAYESSPGNPNQYRNGMPASGAPVGNYDPYQQYQQPVQPVQYQQGYPSPSSPETGMYSQDPSGYGSPPIPAPVTRPMNPYGYPPVNGRPLGGARIYDPPLGPDAIISPNPYYDPGRTADLTIRAEEAQTGRFQFGVGINSDAGVTGNIVIDERNFDWRRYPSSVDDIWNGRAWRGAGQGFRIEAMPGTQVQRYMVSFSEPYLFDTRVSLNLSGYFFNRIYRDWDEQRVGGRVGLGYRLTPDLSTAVSLRMEDVEISDPRVPGVPELDAVLGHQDLYTGSWSVTHDTRDTAFAPTEGHLFEINLEQAFGEYSYSRAEFDFRQYFLLGERPDGSGRHTLGFSTRAGFSGADTPIFENFYAGGFSTLRGFDFRRVGPKSGDVFVGGPFRVLGSVEYTFPITADDMVKGVIFTDVGAVEESTKIVWDDFDVAPGFGLRISVPALGQAPIALDFAFPVNHADTDQTQVFSFFVGAAR; this is translated from the coding sequence GTGGACAGAAGCGGACAACTGCTGAAGATAACCCTCGCTCTGAGTCTCGTCACAGGTCTATGTGCCGGATGGAACTCGGCTTCGGCTCAGGATTGGACTGGCGGAAGCTACGGGCAACAAGCGGCTCCCAACTGGAATGTGCAGGGACGCGACAATCAAGGTTATCCTGGAAGCGCACAGAACTGGGATTCGTACGATCGCACAGCTTACGAGTCATCACCCGGCAATCCGAACCAGTACCGAAATGGCATGCCAGCTTCCGGTGCTCCGGTTGGCAACTACGATCCCTATCAGCAGTACCAGCAACCGGTCCAACCGGTTCAGTACCAGCAAGGATATCCGTCGCCATCCAGTCCCGAGACAGGCATGTATAGCCAGGACCCATCCGGGTACGGTAGTCCTCCGATTCCGGCACCTGTTACCAGGCCTATGAATCCTTATGGCTACCCACCAGTTAACGGTCGACCACTGGGTGGTGCTCGTATCTACGATCCTCCGCTGGGTCCTGATGCGATCATTTCGCCGAACCCTTACTACGATCCTGGTCGTACGGCCGACCTGACGATTCGTGCAGAAGAAGCTCAGACCGGGCGTTTCCAGTTTGGCGTGGGTATTAACTCCGACGCTGGTGTGACCGGTAATATCGTGATCGACGAACGAAACTTCGACTGGCGACGATATCCGTCCAGCGTGGACGACATCTGGAATGGCCGCGCGTGGCGTGGGGCAGGGCAGGGGTTCCGAATTGAAGCCATGCCAGGTACCCAGGTTCAGCGATACATGGTCAGCTTCAGCGAACCTTACCTGTTTGATACGCGGGTGAGCCTGAACTTGAGTGGTTACTTCTTCAACCGAATTTACCGCGACTGGGACGAACAGCGCGTCGGTGGCCGAGTGGGTCTTGGCTATCGGTTGACGCCTGACCTTTCGACGGCAGTTAGCTTGCGTATGGAGGACGTCGAGATCAGTGATCCACGCGTCCCAGGCGTACCTGAACTGGATGCTGTGTTGGGTCACCAGGATCTCTACACGGGAAGTTGGAGTGTCACGCACGATACGCGCGACACGGCATTCGCCCCAACCGAAGGTCACTTGTTTGAGATCAACCTGGAACAAGCGTTCGGCGAATACAGCTACTCGCGGGCGGAATTCGACTTCCGACAGTACTTCCTGCTGGGTGAACGCCCCGACGGTTCCGGGCGGCATACGTTGGGCTTCTCGACGCGAGCCGGTTTCTCGGGAGCCGACACACCGATCTTCGAAAACTTCTACGCTGGTGGTTTCTCCACCTTGCGTGGTTTCGACTTCCGACGTGTTGGTCCGAAATCGGGTGACGTGTTTGTCGGTGGTCCGTTCCGTGTGTTGGGATCGGTGGAATACACCTTCCCCATTACCGCCGACGACATGGTCAAAGGTGTGATCTTCACCGATGTGGGTGCGGTGGAAGAATCCACCAAGATCGTCTGGGACGACTTCGACGTCGCACCAGGTTTTGGTCTCCGCATTTCGGTACCCGCCTTGGGGCAGGCTCCGATCGCGTTGGACTTCGCCTTCCCAGTCAATCACGCCGATACCGATCAGACGCAGGTCTTCAGCTTCTTCGTGGGTGCAGCTCGCTAA
- a CDS encoding arginyltransferase has protein sequence MSHRYGAKFIDVEETCPYLPNRLAVLPFYLTDFRAEPEAFDEALEEGVRRSGIFIYHTNCPGCNACEPIRIPVEDFVPRRRHRRVLKRAEAELRVEIGEPIIDRQRVELYNKHKVGRGLGEPGSEVDLRSLKEFIGITCCDSREFRYYRGDDLVGVAIADVGYEAMSAVYCYFDSELSELGIGNFSVLKQIEACREWGIKYLYLGFYVAGNAHMKYKASYLPHERRIGGVWQRFE, from the coding sequence ATGAGTCATCGCTACGGGGCGAAATTTATCGACGTCGAAGAGACGTGCCCCTACCTGCCCAATCGGCTGGCGGTGCTCCCGTTCTATCTAACCGACTTTCGGGCCGAGCCTGAAGCATTCGACGAGGCATTAGAAGAAGGCGTCCGTCGTTCGGGGATTTTCATCTATCACACCAATTGCCCTGGCTGCAATGCATGTGAGCCGATCCGCATCCCTGTCGAAGATTTCGTTCCGCGTCGGCGCCATCGTCGTGTTTTGAAAAGGGCAGAGGCCGAGCTTCGTGTCGAAATTGGTGAACCGATCATCGATCGCCAGCGAGTCGAACTCTATAACAAACACAAAGTAGGGCGGGGGCTCGGCGAGCCAGGCAGCGAGGTCGATCTGCGAAGCCTGAAAGAGTTCATCGGCATCACTTGCTGCGATAGCCGCGAGTTCCGTTACTATCGCGGTGACGACCTGGTTGGGGTAGCCATTGCCGATGTCGGTTACGAAGCGATGTCGGCCGTCTATTGCTACTTCGATTCGGAGTTATCCGAGTTGGGCATCGGCAACTTCTCGGTTCTCAAACAGATCGAAGCATGTCGCGAGTGGGGGATCAAGTATCTGTACCTCGGCTTCTACGTCGCGGGGAATGCTCACATGAAATACAAAGCCAGCTACCTGCCGCACGAACGGCGGATCGGTGGGGTTTGGCAGCGGTTTGAGTAG
- a CDS encoding BamA/OMP85 family outer membrane protein, giving the protein MQWIRHGLTSVVISATLSYLGLAQGQVAAQDIVPQLTAPSPITPSVPTRPLITGIRLQGNAQTEETRIRSMIKSRVGREFDPEQIQSDVRRLAASGLFRDVQILTDKSAEGIYVTFQFEERPRIAYIKFLGNESVRDKTLLKKSEMKLEGTLNKYVIEEARLKLEDYYHTRGHGKATVQVVEGLKPEDKGVAFMIHEGPLARIGSTNFVGNSIASDSRLKTQIKSKPGLFYLINGELDKTQVEQDVDSLTAYYRSLGFFKAQINRIIKYSDSGKWSYVTFVIDEGPRYEVRNISFVGQTRFDSEQLFSQIKMERGEYFDQKNMTADVRAISDLYGSQGYIHADVKAEPRFLETPGTLDLVYDIREGDQYRVGNINIEISGDFPHTKHAVILNRMSLQPGDIIDITKIRDDERRIKASQLFVNEPHRGVAPSITVAPPELTDVETQVAERGGSQTYRGQSPTSNYQPQAYPPQQYAGQPSGYQPAPTQQMPPQQAVPQVSRYSQPIYREAAVPTPPQQHPTSVYSSVPSN; this is encoded by the coding sequence ATGCAGTGGATACGCCACGGGCTGACGAGCGTCGTTATATCGGCCACGCTAAGTTATCTCGGCTTAGCACAGGGACAGGTTGCAGCACAGGACATTGTGCCGCAACTCACCGCTCCATCGCCGATTACACCCAGTGTTCCGACTCGACCTCTGATTACCGGGATTCGCCTTCAGGGGAATGCCCAAACGGAAGAGACTCGGATTCGTTCGATGATCAAGTCACGCGTTGGTCGTGAGTTCGATCCGGAACAGATCCAATCTGATGTTCGCCGTTTGGCCGCCTCGGGATTGTTTCGCGATGTTCAGATTCTGACCGACAAGTCGGCCGAGGGAATCTACGTCACGTTCCAATTCGAGGAACGCCCGCGGATTGCCTACATCAAGTTTCTCGGCAACGAATCGGTACGCGACAAGACGCTGCTGAAGAAGTCGGAAATGAAGTTAGAAGGCACCCTCAATAAGTACGTGATCGAAGAAGCTCGGCTGAAGCTGGAAGATTACTACCATACCCGCGGACACGGCAAAGCGACCGTTCAGGTGGTCGAAGGATTAAAGCCGGAAGACAAAGGCGTCGCGTTCATGATCCACGAAGGGCCGCTGGCTCGAATTGGCAGTACGAACTTTGTTGGCAATTCGATTGCGTCGGATTCACGCCTGAAAACACAGATCAAAAGCAAGCCTGGCTTGTTTTATCTAATCAATGGCGAACTCGACAAGACTCAGGTCGAACAGGATGTCGACAGTTTGACGGCATACTATCGAAGCCTTGGGTTCTTTAAAGCTCAGATCAATCGAATCATCAAGTACAGCGACAGCGGCAAGTGGTCCTATGTCACGTTTGTCATTGACGAAGGTCCACGCTACGAAGTGCGAAACATCTCGTTCGTGGGCCAGACTCGGTTTGACTCTGAACAACTATTCTCGCAGATCAAGATGGAACGCGGAGAGTACTTCGATCAAAAGAACATGACCGCCGATGTGCGTGCGATTTCCGATTTGTATGGTTCGCAGGGTTACATCCACGCGGACGTGAAAGCGGAGCCACGCTTCTTGGAAACGCCAGGTACCTTGGACCTGGTGTATGACATCCGAGAAGGGGATCAGTATCGGGTTGGTAACATCAACATCGAGATCTCCGGTGATTTTCCTCACACGAAGCACGCCGTGATTTTGAATCGCATGTCGCTGCAGCCTGGCGACATCATCGACATTACGAAGATTCGCGACGACGAACGCCGCATCAAAGCTTCGCAATTGTTTGTCAACGAACCGCATCGCGGCGTGGCCCCTTCGATTACCGTGGCTCCACCTGAGCTGACGGATGTCGAAACTCAGGTTGCCGAGCGAGGCGGAAGCCAGACCTACCGTGGTCAGAGCCCAACTTCGAACTATCAGCCGCAGGCCTATCCGCCCCAGCAATACGCAGGGCAGCCCAGCGGCTATCAACCGGCTCCAACGCAGCAAATGCCTCCCCAGCAGGCGGTGCCGCAAGTGAGTCGCTATTCGCAGCCTATTTATCGGGAAGCTGCTGTGCCTACACCGCCGCAGCAACATCCTACTTCCGTTTATTCATCCGTGCCCAGCAACTAA
- the fae gene encoding formaldehyde-activating enzyme, which yields MSMYIGEALAGDGNEVAHIDLMIGSKDGPVGHAFASALVNQTAGHSNLLAVLTPNLAVKPATVTITKVTIKNSKQAVQMFGPAQAAVAKAVADAVEEGVIPKDQCEDLVIVCGVFIHWEAQDDKKIYDYNYEATLQSIKNAMAGKPTADEVIAGKEQAAHPFRGF from the coding sequence ATGTCGATGTATATCGGAGAAGCCCTCGCTGGCGATGGCAACGAAGTCGCGCATATCGATCTGATGATCGGTTCCAAGGATGGCCCTGTCGGCCATGCGTTTGCTTCGGCGCTGGTCAATCAAACCGCCGGTCACTCCAACCTGCTGGCCGTTTTGACCCCCAACCTGGCTGTTAAGCCAGCCACTGTGACCATCACCAAGGTCACCATCAAGAACTCGAAGCAAGCCGTTCAAATGTTCGGTCCAGCCCAGGCTGCCGTCGCCAAGGCTGTTGCTGACGCTGTTGAAGAAGGCGTCATTCCTAAGGATCAGTGCGAAGATCTCGTGATCGTCTGCGGTGTCTTCATCCACTGGGAAGCCCAGGACGACAAAAAGATCTACGACTACAACTACGAAGCAACGCTGCAGTCGATCAAGAACGCCATGGCTGGCAAGCCGACTGCCGATGAAGTCATCGCTGGCAAGGAACAAGCGGCACATCCGTTCCGCGGTTTCTAA
- a CDS encoding methylene-tetrahydromethanopterin dehydrogenase N-terminal domain-containing protein, with protein MKNILLQLDTDTQPSTFDSVVAVDSGADIMFRHGGVSPDQVAGLVHGLIFTRAPSKLKHSAIYVGGSNVDKAEELLTAVTKSFFGPMRVSVMMDGNGANTTAAAAVICGARHLELEGAQALVLGGTGPVGQRAARLLIRAGANVRLASRSLEKAQAAAKQIAEDIQIGSPEPVAANDPDSTASALEGVQLLISAGAAGVTLVPHAVRREAKDLKVAIDLNAVPPLGIEGIDFQDKAAENLGQICYGAIGVGGTKMAIHRAAIERLFSRNDQVLNAEEIFALGMELEG; from the coding sequence ATGAAAAACATCCTACTTCAGCTAGATACCGATACCCAACCAAGTACCTTTGATTCGGTCGTCGCCGTCGACTCTGGTGCCGACATCATGTTCCGCCATGGTGGAGTCAGCCCAGATCAAGTCGCCGGACTTGTGCACGGGCTCATCTTCACCCGTGCGCCAAGCAAGCTGAAACATTCGGCCATCTACGTAGGTGGCTCAAATGTGGACAAGGCCGAAGAGTTGCTCACTGCGGTTACCAAAAGCTTTTTTGGTCCCATGCGCGTCTCGGTCATGATGGACGGAAACGGCGCCAACACGACGGCCGCGGCCGCGGTCATCTGCGGTGCTCGCCATCTTGAACTCGAAGGGGCTCAGGCACTGGTCTTGGGCGGCACAGGTCCCGTTGGACAGCGTGCCGCTCGACTCTTGATTCGGGCAGGTGCCAACGTCCGACTCGCTTCACGGTCGTTGGAGAAAGCACAAGCAGCCGCTAAACAAATTGCCGAAGACATCCAGATCGGCTCTCCCGAACCCGTTGCCGCAAACGATCCCGATTCGACTGCATCGGCACTTGAAGGGGTGCAGCTATTGATCTCGGCCGGAGCTGCCGGTGTAACCTTGGTCCCGCATGCTGTTCGCCGAGAAGCCAAGGACCTTAAGGTCGCGATCGATTTGAATGCCGTTCCACCGCTGGGGATTGAGGGAATCGATTTCCAAGACAAAGCGGCGGAGAACCTCGGCCAGATCTGCTACGGAGCGATCGGCGTGGGTGGCACCAAAATGGCCATTCACAGAGCAGCCATCGAGCGTCTTTTCAGCCGCAACGACCAAGTTCTGAACGCGGAGGAGATCTTCGCCCTGGGAATGGAGCTCGAGGGTTAA
- a CDS encoding FAD-dependent oxidoreductase has protein sequence MNRFPFPLFALLCISLACVFSNSLQAETKSADVIVYGSTPGGFCAAIAAAREGASVILLEPTSHVGGVNTGGLSFSDSNQTVRSTVMGLFDEWHRRIEADYTARGVKLPYDVSVKDNAKWTYEPHVAMQVTMAMLNEAGVEVLPGHVLESATMQGATIKQLETNKGTFQAKTYVDATYEGDLLAAANVSWTIGREGKADFGESLAGKRYPKGKMKIDGFAADGSLLPLVTTDQPGEEAAGDDLVMVYSFRLCLTAEADNKVPMPKPDNYDPARFEAIRRYIATGGRSYGIDLYPLPGNKFDGNNSIGGQFSLGLVGACNGWSEADQAGRDKIFEQHKQYTLEFYHFLTTDPAVPQDVKDKYARLGLCKDEFAATDHFSPQLYVREGRRMQGMYVVSQKDILEAPEQEDPIAISSFPIDSHDCQRVAFADGTVADEGTIFPVRMPGRRHGYAYHIPYRSILPKPSECDNLLVPVAMSCTHVGISSIRVEPTWMIIGQSAGIAAAMSAKQGTTVQTLPYADLRERLVAQGQVLELPELAELPRPSVAGGIASKSLPGIVLDDSAAKLEGTWASSSNFKPCIDGSYVHDEAKGDATSAATFQVKVPKSGKYEVRMAYSAHPTRAKQVPVTFINGSETFALSVDQTVPLPSGEAFRKIGTVNLTADQPTTIVIRNKDTDGFVILDAIQLLPVQ, from the coding sequence ATGAACAGATTTCCCTTCCCCCTTTTTGCCCTTCTGTGTATCTCGCTTGCCTGCGTCTTCAGCAATTCGCTTCAAGCGGAAACCAAGTCGGCGGATGTGATCGTCTACGGTTCGACCCCTGGCGGCTTCTGTGCGGCGATTGCGGCTGCTCGGGAAGGGGCTTCGGTCATTTTGTTAGAGCCTACTTCGCACGTCGGTGGCGTGAATACGGGCGGGCTGAGTTTTAGCGATTCCAACCAAACCGTACGTTCGACCGTCATGGGCCTGTTCGACGAATGGCACCGACGGATTGAAGCAGACTATACGGCTCGCGGAGTCAAGTTGCCGTACGACGTGAGCGTGAAAGATAACGCGAAGTGGACCTATGAACCGCATGTTGCGATGCAGGTCACGATGGCGATGCTCAACGAAGCTGGCGTTGAGGTCTTGCCAGGGCACGTCCTTGAGTCGGCAACGATGCAGGGGGCAACGATCAAACAGCTTGAGACCAACAAAGGAACCTTCCAGGCGAAGACCTATGTCGACGCAACCTACGAGGGTGACTTGTTGGCGGCGGCGAATGTCAGCTGGACGATCGGCCGCGAAGGCAAAGCCGACTTTGGCGAATCGCTCGCCGGGAAACGTTATCCCAAGGGAAAGATGAAGATCGACGGTTTCGCTGCGGACGGAAGTCTGCTTCCTTTGGTAACGACGGATCAGCCAGGCGAAGAAGCGGCCGGTGATGATTTGGTGATGGTCTACAGCTTTCGGCTTTGCTTGACCGCCGAGGCGGATAACAAGGTTCCCATGCCCAAGCCTGATAACTACGATCCGGCTCGGTTCGAAGCGATCAGGCGCTACATTGCTACGGGTGGTCGCAGCTATGGTATCGACCTGTATCCACTGCCAGGCAACAAATTCGACGGTAACAACTCGATTGGCGGGCAGTTCTCGTTGGGGCTCGTCGGGGCTTGCAACGGCTGGAGCGAAGCCGATCAGGCGGGCCGCGATAAGATCTTCGAACAGCACAAACAATACACGCTCGAGTTCTATCACTTCCTGACCACCGATCCTGCTGTGCCGCAGGATGTGAAGGACAAGTACGCCCGACTTGGCTTATGCAAAGACGAGTTCGCTGCGACTGATCACTTCTCGCCGCAATTGTATGTTCGTGAAGGACGACGTATGCAGGGGATGTACGTCGTCAGTCAGAAGGACATTCTTGAGGCGCCGGAGCAGGAAGACCCGATCGCAATCTCGTCTTTTCCAATTGATTCCCACGATTGCCAACGTGTGGCCTTTGCCGATGGGACAGTCGCTGACGAGGGGACGATCTTTCCGGTTCGTATGCCTGGCCGACGACATGGTTACGCATATCACATCCCTTATCGGTCGATTCTGCCGAAGCCAAGTGAGTGCGACAACTTGCTGGTGCCGGTGGCCATGTCATGCACGCATGTTGGGATCTCTTCGATTCGGGTCGAGCCTACCTGGATGATCATTGGGCAGAGTGCTGGCATTGCTGCTGCGATGTCGGCGAAACAAGGGACGACTGTTCAGACGTTGCCCTATGCGGATCTTCGTGAGCGTCTCGTGGCGCAAGGCCAAGTCCTGGAACTACCGGAGTTGGCCGAACTTCCTCGTCCTTCAGTTGCCGGTGGTATCGCTTCGAAGAGCCTGCCCGGCATTGTGCTGGACGATTCGGCGGCCAAATTAGAGGGAACGTGGGCAAGTTCTTCCAACTTCAAACCATGCATCGACGGCAGCTACGTGCACGACGAGGCCAAGGGGGACGCCACATCGGCCGCGACGTTCCAGGTGAAGGTCCCCAAAAGTGGCAAGTACGAGGTGCGGATGGCTTACTCAGCTCATCCTACCCGGGCCAAGCAGGTCCCGGTGACGTTTATCAACGGATCGGAAACCTTTGCGTTATCGGTCGATCAAACGGTACCGCTGCCTAGTGGCGAGGCCTTTCGGAAGATCGGTACCGTGAATCTTACGGCTGACCAGCCAACCACCATTGTGATACGGAATAAAGATACTGATGGGTTTGTCATTTTGGACGCGATTCAGTTGCTGCCGGTGCAGTAG
- a CDS encoding pilus assembly protein TadG-related protein, whose amino-acid sequence MFRRSTSPDEEMSYVGSHRKRGIIVVLSAVLMIVMMAMLAFSIDVGYMYTLQSQLQRSVDAATLAGAGSLINGEDAATDAVHEYLVRNPVGTQWREYENQAVEESVAHFMDHYAQGLDVNFGEWDDTTKEVVPSDRPASTVKVSMRYDNMPFFFGHLLGRDTFSIQAQSAAAYQPRDIMVVLDLSGSMNDDSEFKAFNTLGAGHVTANQFQMYEELGSPIYGNLEFDPQWAVAKGPVPQIDAQAQVTVEYQYDTVVVNSTKSYNRIRVRRGNGDIITYYPSGTTGTYSPGGQVREVWAYSGKNADGSNQIHYFDFTRRDTFLSALGLDTVDYPYSGSWDSYINYCTSSSGQNNNAGFRYKFGYQNFIVYLLEKRTLHAQSTDMWKASAQPITALKSSVAMFVNFIQQADSDDKMGLSMYNGPGGEGILESTLSDDFGFITAQANQRQAGYYHNYTNIAGGMTVAREELDARARPGAYKMMVLMTDGVANWHNGGVNSSAARDAVINEAHLAAEKGYVIVTISMGTGADKDLMQQVADITQGSHFNIPGGKTGDEYAEELTQVFQQIAGYRPLRLVQ is encoded by the coding sequence ATGTTTCGCCGATCTACTTCCCCCGACGAGGAAATGTCATACGTAGGTTCCCACCGAAAACGTGGCATCATTGTCGTCCTGTCCGCGGTACTCATGATCGTCATGATGGCCATGCTCGCGTTCAGCATCGACGTCGGCTACATGTATACTTTGCAATCCCAGCTGCAACGCAGCGTCGACGCGGCCACCTTGGCCGGTGCTGGCTCGCTGATCAACGGCGAAGACGCGGCCACCGACGCCGTTCACGAATATCTTGTTCGCAATCCGGTCGGGACTCAATGGAGAGAATACGAAAACCAAGCGGTCGAAGAAAGTGTGGCCCACTTCATGGACCACTACGCCCAAGGGCTCGACGTTAATTTCGGTGAATGGGATGACACCACCAAAGAAGTTGTCCCCTCGGATCGGCCCGCGTCCACCGTCAAAGTGAGCATGCGGTACGACAACATGCCTTTCTTCTTTGGTCATCTGCTGGGTCGCGATACCTTCAGTATCCAGGCTCAAAGTGCCGCGGCCTACCAGCCACGCGATATTATGGTGGTGCTGGATCTCTCCGGGTCGATGAACGATGACAGTGAATTCAAAGCCTTCAATACACTTGGTGCTGGCCATGTTACTGCCAATCAGTTCCAGATGTACGAAGAACTAGGTTCTCCGATTTACGGAAACCTGGAATTTGACCCGCAGTGGGCAGTCGCCAAGGGACCGGTTCCTCAAATCGATGCCCAAGCTCAAGTCACCGTCGAATACCAGTACGACACGGTCGTCGTCAATTCGACGAAATCGTACAACCGAATTCGCGTTCGTCGAGGCAATGGAGACATCATCACTTACTACCCAAGTGGCACCACCGGTACCTACAGCCCTGGTGGCCAGGTTCGGGAAGTCTGGGCCTATAGCGGTAAGAACGCGGATGGCTCCAACCAGATTCACTACTTTGACTTTACTCGCCGCGATACATTCCTCTCTGCCCTGGGACTCGATACGGTTGACTATCCCTACAGCGGCAGTTGGGACAGCTACATCAACTACTGCACTTCCAGCAGTGGCCAGAACAACAACGCTGGCTTCCGCTACAAGTTCGGCTATCAGAACTTTATCGTCTACTTGCTGGAAAAACGAACCCTGCACGCACAGTCTACCGATATGTGGAAAGCCAGTGCTCAACCAATCACGGCTTTGAAATCCTCGGTCGCGATGTTCGTCAACTTCATTCAACAAGCCGACTCCGACGACAAAATGGGCCTTTCGATGTACAACGGCCCCGGTGGAGAAGGCATTCTCGAATCGACCCTGTCGGATGACTTTGGCTTCATCACAGCTCAGGCCAATCAACGCCAAGCTGGTTACTACCACAACTACACCAACATTGCCGGCGGCATGACGGTCGCTCGTGAAGAACTAGACGCTCGAGCACGTCCTGGTGCTTACAAGATGATGGTTCTGATGACCGATGGAGTGGCCAATTGGCATAACGGTGGTGTTAATAGCTCGGCGGCTCGTGACGCGGTGATCAACGAAGCTCACCTGGCCGCAGAAAAGGGCTATGTGATCGTCACGATCAGCATGGGAACTGGTGCCGACAAAGATCTCATGCAACAAGTGGCCGACATCACCCAAGGTTCACATTTCAATATTCCCGGTGGTAAGACTGGCGATGAGTATGCGGAAGAGCTAACGCAAGTCTTCCAGCAAATCGCCGGATATCGCCCACTGCGACTCGTCCAATAA